One Deltaproteobacteria bacterium DNA window includes the following coding sequences:
- a CDS encoding DUF433 domain-containing protein, whose product MDLFIDRYGGLINASKAGQMAMRAMLEAHFRRIDRNPAGAPVRLYPFTRKHDAEEPRVVMMDPRVQYGRPVLVGSGIPTAVIAERYKAGESIQDLAADYGRAPEEIEEAIRCELRLAEAA is encoded by the coding sequence TTGGATCTCTTCATCGACCGCTACGGCGGCCTGATTAACGCCTCGAAGGCTGGGCAGATGGCGATGCGCGCCATGCTGGAGGCGCATTTCCGGCGGATCGATCGGAACCCGGCCGGTGCGCCGGTCCGGCTCTACCCCTTCACCCGCAAGCACGACGCCGAGGAGCCCCGGGTGGTGATGATGGACCCGAGGGTGCAGTACGGTCGCCCTGTCCTTGTGGGGTCCGGCATTCCCACGGCCGTGATCGCCGAGCGGTACAAGGCGGGCGAGTCGATCCAGGACCTCGCCGCCGACTATGGCCGCGCGCCGGAGGAGATCGAAGAGGCGATCCGCTGCGAGTTGCGCCTCGCCGAAGCGGCCTGA